A single region of the Echinimonas agarilytica genome encodes:
- the flgM gene encoding flagellar biosynthesis anti-sigma factor FlgM: MAIDINRLNAGHNTQVKGSESKAVGTANQQQTRQLAQTQSNQTSQAQVVPKDSVSLTQQAQSLGQMQRNMSTSDSFNQEKVAQIKKALSEGQYTVDSERLAQKLQDFEQEIGNYVSS; encoded by the coding sequence ATGGCAATTGATATTAATCGATTGAATGCTGGGCACAACACGCAAGTGAAAGGCAGCGAGTCTAAAGCGGTAGGCACCGCCAATCAGCAACAAACGCGTCAACTTGCCCAAACTCAATCTAACCAAACGAGCCAAGCTCAGGTTGTACCCAAGGATTCTGTGTCTTTAACACAGCAGGCGCAATCGTTAGGACAAATGCAACGGAACATGTCTACTTCAGATTCCTTCAATCAGGAAAAAGTCGCCCAAATTAAAAAAGCGCTATCAGAGGGTCAATACACTGTTGATTCCGAACGGTTGGCACAAAAGCTGCAAGATTTTGAACAAGAAATCGGTAACTATGTGAGCTCCTAA
- the flgA gene encoding flagellar basal body P-ring formation chaperone FlgA, with translation MKNPKGFSTLLTIFGISALYATSFQSIASVSLDDLRLQVRQYIVNQLEESPETRWEVEVRGLDPRIRLDDCPQPVSFRMTGKRQTIGRQNTIHASCVSESSDTLWSLYIPTQVKRMEPAIITKSAVQAGTILEDDDIAIEYRDAFALRGAHYNNFEQIVGARVKHSISPGQVIRSRNLCQVCKGEQIIIEAVGQGLVLKTEGTALSDGIVGQAVRVENKRSGRKISAVVSATGRVQVKI, from the coding sequence ATGAAAAATCCAAAAGGATTTAGCACCTTACTCACAATATTTGGAATAAGCGCCCTATATGCAACGTCATTTCAAAGTATTGCATCGGTTTCGCTCGATGATCTTCGATTGCAAGTGCGTCAATATATTGTCAACCAACTCGAAGAATCTCCAGAAACAAGATGGGAAGTTGAAGTAAGGGGACTCGATCCTCGAATCCGTTTAGATGATTGTCCTCAACCGGTAAGCTTTCGCATGACAGGCAAACGGCAAACCATCGGTCGCCAAAATACAATTCATGCGTCTTGCGTTAGTGAGTCGTCCGACACCCTTTGGTCGCTTTACATTCCAACGCAAGTCAAACGAATGGAACCCGCGATTATTACCAAGTCTGCGGTACAAGCAGGCACTATACTCGAAGACGATGATATCGCCATTGAGTACCGCGATGCGTTTGCTCTTCGTGGTGCTCACTACAATAATTTTGAACAAATAGTAGGAGCCCGCGTCAAGCACTCCATCAGTCCTGGCCAAGTGATTCGTAGTCGCAATTTATGCCAAGTATGCAAAGGCGAACAGATTATTATTGAGGCCGTAGGGCAGGGTTTAGTATTAAAAACTGAAGGGACAGCTTTATCTGATGGTATTGTGGGCCAAGCTGTACGCGTAGAAAATAAACGTTCGGGTCGAAAAATATCGGCTGTCGTCAGTGCGACAGGTCGCGTTCAGGTTAAAATATAA
- a CDS encoding chemotaxis protein CheV, which produces MAGILDSVNQRTQLVGQNRLELLLFKLGGRQRYGINVFKVKEVLQCPNLTSMPKRHPFICGVAHIRGQTISVIDMSLATGGRRIQDVENCFIVITEYNRSTQGFLVSSVERIVNVNWESIQPPPVGSGKASYLTAVTEIEKELVEILDVEKILHEIAPISADVSEKIIDQKAAVANEGRAIMIADDSSVARNQIKRALTPLNMEIHLARDGKEALETLRNLAETHDPIHDWMPVIISDIEMPEMDGYTLCAELRNDPKLNKLHVILHTSLSGVFNQAMVSKVGADNFIPKFNPDELAEAVQTAVEQALSATK; this is translated from the coding sequence ATGGCTGGGATTCTAGACTCAGTAAATCAACGTACTCAACTTGTAGGCCAGAACCGTCTTGAGTTGCTATTGTTTAAGCTTGGTGGTCGGCAGCGCTACGGCATTAACGTGTTTAAAGTGAAAGAAGTGCTGCAGTGCCCAAATTTAACCTCTATGCCAAAACGTCACCCTTTTATATGCGGCGTTGCACATATTCGAGGACAAACCATATCTGTGATTGACATGAGCTTGGCCACAGGTGGTCGACGTATTCAAGATGTTGAGAATTGCTTCATTGTAATCACCGAATATAACCGTTCTACTCAAGGCTTTTTGGTCTCCTCAGTCGAACGTATTGTTAATGTAAATTGGGAGTCTATTCAGCCGCCACCGGTAGGTTCAGGTAAAGCGAGTTACTTAACAGCGGTAACTGAAATAGAAAAAGAACTTGTCGAAATTCTCGATGTAGAAAAAATTCTTCATGAGATTGCTCCGATTTCTGCAGATGTCAGTGAAAAGATCATTGACCAAAAAGCCGCTGTTGCGAACGAGGGCAGAGCCATCATGATTGCAGATGACTCTAGTGTTGCTCGGAATCAAATTAAGCGCGCATTAACACCGTTAAATATGGAAATCCATCTTGCTCGAGACGGAAAAGAAGCGCTTGAAACCTTAAGAAATCTGGCTGAGACACACGACCCCATTCATGATTGGATGCCGGTAATAATCTCTGATATTGAAATGCCAGAGATGGATGGTTACACACTATGTGCGGAGTTACGTAACGACCCAAAACTCAATAAACTGCATGTGATTTTACATACATCGTTAAGTGGTGTGTTTAATCAGGCGATGGTGTCCAAAGTTGGCGCTGATAACTTTATTCCTAAATTTAATCCCGACGAGCTTGCTGAAGCAGTACAAACTGCCGTTGAGCAAGCGTTATCGGCGACTAAATAA
- a CDS encoding CheR family methyltransferase has protein sequence MPTKNITDIEYKTFRDYLEKQCGIVLGDNKQYLVKSRLAPVLTKYKIKSLTELLSSLSSISQRELRAAVIDAMTTNETLWFRDGYPFELLKSKIFPDFHGQRKPIRMWSAACSSGQEPYSLSMTSLEYQMQRPGTLPGGVEILATDISASMLEQCKGAEYDELALARGLSPERRRQFFEKADSGRFRLNSKVRQQVTFRYANLLESYALLGRFDIIFCRNVLIYFSADVKSKIINQFAGALNPGGYLMLGASESISGLSDKFEMVRCNPGIVYKVIK, from the coding sequence GTGCCAACCAAAAATATAACGGATATTGAGTACAAAACGTTTCGAGATTATCTCGAAAAACAATGCGGTATTGTGCTCGGTGATAACAAACAGTATTTGGTGAAGAGCCGGCTAGCGCCAGTATTGACCAAATATAAAATAAAGAGCTTAACGGAGTTGTTGAGCTCCTTATCGTCTATTTCTCAGCGGGAACTGCGTGCCGCTGTCATTGATGCCATGACAACCAATGAAACGCTGTGGTTTCGTGATGGTTATCCCTTTGAACTTCTTAAAAGTAAAATATTCCCTGATTTTCATGGGCAACGAAAGCCTATTCGAATGTGGTCAGCGGCTTGTTCTTCGGGGCAAGAGCCTTATTCATTGTCAATGACCTCGCTTGAGTATCAAATGCAGCGGCCGGGCACATTACCGGGCGGGGTGGAAATTCTGGCAACTGATATTTCTGCCTCTATGCTCGAGCAATGTAAAGGTGCTGAATACGATGAGCTTGCTCTTGCGCGCGGATTGTCTCCGGAACGGCGTCGCCAGTTTTTTGAAAAAGCTGATAGCGGGCGTTTCCGCTTGAATTCAAAAGTCCGGCAGCAAGTCACATTCAGATATGCAAACTTGCTTGAGAGTTACGCATTACTGGGGCGTTTCGACATTATATTTTGTCGTAATGTATTAATTTATTTTTCGGCGGATGTGAAGTCTAAGATTATTAATCAGTTTGCCGGTGCCCTGAATCCAGGTGGTTACTTGATGCTCGGCGCTTCAGAGTCTATCTCTGGATTAAGCGATAAGTTCGAAATGGTTCGCTGCAATCCAGGTATTGTGTACAAAGTCATCAAATAA
- the flgB gene encoding flagellar basal body rod protein FlgB: protein MAINFDNALGIHQHTLGVRSQRAEVLASNMANADTPNYKARDIDFQTALSRAQSNQSGRQSLARTNERHIAMSSEMTPEMKFRVPNQPDTGDGNTVDVQAERNNYLQNSLEYQASVQFLGSKFKGLTKALKGE from the coding sequence ATGGCGATTAATTTTGACAATGCTCTTGGCATACATCAGCACACACTCGGTGTGCGGTCTCAGCGCGCAGAAGTATTGGCTTCTAACATGGCTAATGCCGACACACCTAACTACAAAGCGCGTGATATCGACTTCCAAACTGCGCTTTCAAGAGCGCAAAGTAACCAATCTGGACGGCAAAGTCTTGCCCGTACAAACGAGCGTCATATTGCCATGTCGTCAGAAATGACGCCGGAAATGAAGTTCCGAGTACCGAATCAGCCTGATACCGGAGATGGCAATACCGTTGACGTTCAGGCTGAACGTAACAATTACCTTCAAAACTCGTTGGAATATCAAGCCAGTGTGCAATTTCTGGGCAGTAAGTTCAAAGGGCTTACTAAAGCTCTGAAAGGGGAATAA
- the flgC gene encoding flagellar basal body rod protein FlgC, whose amino-acid sequence MSLFNVLDVSGTAMSAQSVRINTTASNLANANSVSSSSEETYRARQPVFAAEMNRAMNQQPHSVPVEVVGIVESDKPLNIEYMPNHPMANEEGYIYKPNVNVVEEMANMVSASRSYQTNVQVADAAKQMLQRTLALGQ is encoded by the coding sequence ATGAGTTTATTTAACGTATTAGATGTATCGGGTACGGCAATGTCGGCACAGTCGGTACGCATCAATACCACCGCAAGTAACTTGGCAAATGCCAACAGTGTATCGAGCAGCTCTGAGGAAACTTATCGAGCCCGCCAACCCGTATTTGCTGCGGAAATGAATCGAGCAATGAATCAGCAGCCTCATAGTGTTCCTGTCGAAGTGGTCGGAATTGTTGAGAGCGATAAGCCATTGAATATCGAATATATGCCAAATCACCCGATGGCAAACGAAGAAGGCTATATCTACAAGCCCAATGTTAATGTTGTGGAAGAAATGGCGAATATGGTTTCAGCTTCACGCTCGTATCAAACTAACGTGCAAGTGGCTGATGCTGCGAAACAAATGCTGCAACGTACGTTAGCATTAGGCCAGTAA
- a CDS encoding flagellar hook assembly protein FlgD → MSIDTSVSNPYLDSLRIDTSDSAKYETEEERSELSQEDFFSLLTQQLAYQDPFKPVENAEMISQMTSFSTAEGITKLNDQITDMNAIMSSSQALQASTLVGQKVLVPASTGHNDGDGIDGIVAAELPTNALTVTIEDEVGQVIKTISIGDVAAGTTQFEWDGTDLAGNPVAEGNYVVKANGFQDGKTVELASAVYAKVESVSLSNSLSEAALNLSGLGSITLSDVLEVAEG, encoded by the coding sequence ATGAGTATTGATACTTCGGTTTCAAATCCTTACCTCGATAGTTTACGCATCGACACAAGCGATAGCGCTAAGTACGAGACAGAGGAAGAGCGTAGTGAATTGAGTCAGGAGGACTTTTTTTCTTTGCTAACCCAGCAGCTAGCTTATCAAGATCCGTTTAAACCGGTGGAAAATGCTGAAATGATCTCTCAGATGACATCATTTAGTACTGCCGAAGGGATCACCAAGCTTAATGATCAGATCACCGACATGAATGCCATCATGTCATCGTCTCAAGCGCTGCAAGCTTCAACCTTGGTAGGGCAAAAAGTGTTGGTACCGGCAAGTACTGGCCACAATGACGGTGATGGTATAGACGGTATTGTTGCCGCTGAACTGCCGACTAACGCATTAACGGTGACCATTGAAGATGAAGTGGGACAAGTGATAAAGACTATCAGCATAGGGGATGTAGCCGCAGGAACGACTCAGTTTGAATGGGATGGCACAGACCTTGCTGGTAATCCTGTAGCTGAAGGCAACTATGTTGTGAAGGCAAACGGTTTCCAGGATGGCAAAACCGTTGAATTGGCCTCTGCTGTGTACGCAAAAGTAGAAAGCGTAAGCCTAAGCAATTCATTAAGTGAAGCCGCTCTGAATTTATCAGGGTTGGGCAGTATTACATTAAGCGACGTATTAGAAGTCGCTGAAGGTTAA
- the flgE gene encoding flagellar hook protein FlgE: protein MSFNIALSGLNASQKDLDTTANNIANVNTYGFKESRAEFADVYSTSVFSNAKTKVGEGVTTSDIAQQFNQGSFLFTNNSLDMAVDGEGFFATSANPDDLNVNLTRAGAWKLDDNNFVVNSNGEFLRVFPVNPDGTVSSVALASTQPLEIPTSAGEPTQTALVDISVNLPSGAVPPDDGAGLPVPFDFTDPSSYNASTSVTTYDSLGQSYVMTTYYRKENLSPAPSDPNKWEVFYTVSDGTDTRPVSVDDLATGGSQGDVAFTDPNTGRAIFGHSIIFNTDGSLNSINGGNDVVTEELGVGGAGVNMGGADETQQITVNQNDPTQYASAFEVKSLSQDGITVGRLTGIDIGTNGLVQATYSNGFTEPLGKIALITVANSQGLAQIGNTSWQTTQGSGDPLAGEPDSGSYGKIRSGTIEQSNVNLTTELVDLITAQRNFQANSRALEVNNTITQNILQIR from the coding sequence ATGTCATTCAACATTGCCCTGAGCGGCCTGAATGCCTCACAAAAAGACTTAGACACAACCGCCAATAACATTGCGAACGTGAACACATATGGTTTTAAAGAGTCGCGTGCAGAATTCGCAGATGTTTATTCAACCAGTGTCTTTAGTAATGCTAAAACGAAAGTGGGTGAAGGCGTTACGACCTCAGATATTGCTCAACAATTCAACCAAGGTAGTTTTTTGTTTACTAATAACTCCCTTGATATGGCTGTTGATGGCGAAGGTTTCTTCGCAACCAGTGCGAACCCTGACGACTTGAATGTGAATTTAACACGCGCAGGTGCATGGAAATTAGATGATAACAATTTTGTTGTTAACTCGAACGGTGAGTTTTTACGTGTATTTCCAGTCAATCCAGACGGCACAGTATCATCGGTGGCTTTAGCTTCAACTCAGCCGTTGGAAATTCCAACATCAGCTGGGGAGCCCACTCAAACGGCTCTTGTTGATATTAGTGTGAACTTACCAAGTGGCGCTGTACCGCCTGATGATGGAGCGGGCTTGCCTGTTCCGTTCGATTTTACAGATCCATCTTCCTATAATGCTTCAACGTCGGTGACGACTTATGACTCCTTGGGGCAAAGTTACGTGATGACAACGTACTATCGTAAAGAGAACTTGTCGCCAGCCCCAAGTGATCCCAATAAATGGGAAGTGTTTTACACCGTTTCTGATGGTACTGATACACGTCCCGTCAGTGTCGATGATTTAGCAACCGGTGGTAGCCAAGGTGATGTCGCTTTCACTGATCCGAATACGGGTCGAGCAATCTTTGGTCACTCGATCATCTTCAATACTGATGGCTCATTGAACTCCATTAACGGCGGCAATGACGTTGTTACCGAGGAACTTGGTGTGGGTGGTGCTGGTGTGAACATGGGCGGTGCCGATGAAACTCAACAAATTACCGTGAATCAGAACGATCCAACTCAATATGCGTCTGCATTTGAAGTCAAATCCTTGAGTCAAGATGGTATTACAGTTGGCCGTTTAACGGGTATCGATATTGGAACCAATGGTTTGGTGCAAGCGACTTACTCAAATGGTTTTACCGAACCTTTGGGGAAAATTGCGTTGATCACCGTGGCTAACTCACAAGGCTTAGCTCAAATTGGTAATACGTCGTGGCAAACAACCCAAGGTTCAGGCGACCCGTTAGCGGGCGAACCTGATTCTGGTTCATACGGTAAAATTCGTTCAGGTACGATTGAGCAATCAAACGTTAACTTAACGACAGAATTGGTTGATTTGATTACTGCCCAGCGAAACTTCCAGGCCAACAGCCGAGCGCTCGAAGTCAATAATACAATTACTCAGAATATTCTCCAGATTCGATAA
- a CDS encoding flagellar basal body rod protein FlgF — MDRALYIAAQGANQNMNGIALRSNNLANAKTTGFKADMEQARAMQAFGEGMPTRVFAMTERPSQDFRAGSFQTTGRPLDVAVKGNGWFAVQGADGQEAYSRSGNLKVADTGILENGRGQMMMGLGGPIIVPVPMEKIEIGSDGTVSVLPQGAPPNAMEIVGRIKMVNPDIREMVKGTDGLFRLKSGEDAEESFEARLATGVLEGSNVNAAAEMTNLINLQRQFEMQVKLMKTVEDMDSASSQLMSLRG; from the coding sequence ATGGATCGCGCTCTTTACATCGCCGCTCAAGGTGCCAATCAGAATATGAATGGCATTGCACTTCGCAGTAACAACCTTGCGAATGCCAAAACCACCGGCTTTAAAGCTGATATGGAGCAGGCCCGAGCAATGCAAGCATTTGGCGAAGGCATGCCCACGCGTGTATTCGCGATGACCGAACGCCCATCTCAAGATTTTAGAGCGGGCTCCTTCCAAACTACCGGACGTCCACTAGATGTTGCCGTTAAAGGCAATGGGTGGTTTGCCGTGCAGGGCGCAGATGGACAAGAAGCCTATAGCCGAAGTGGCAATTTAAAAGTCGCGGATACCGGCATTCTAGAAAACGGTAGAGGCCAAATGATGATGGGGCTAGGTGGCCCAATCATTGTGCCAGTGCCCATGGAAAAAATAGAAATTGGCTCTGATGGGACCGTTTCAGTGTTGCCTCAGGGCGCACCTCCCAATGCCATGGAAATTGTAGGGCGAATCAAAATGGTAAACCCCGACATTCGAGAGATGGTCAAAGGCACTGATGGACTGTTTCGATTGAAAAGTGGCGAAGATGCCGAAGAAAGTTTTGAAGCTCGTTTAGCGACGGGTGTTTTAGAAGGCAGTAATGTGAACGCTGCTGCTGAAATGACCAACCTTATTAACCTGCAACGACAGTTTGAGATGCAGGTGAAACTTATGAAAACCGTTGAAGATATGGACTCAGCGTCCTCTCAACTTATGAGCTTACGCGGTTAA
- the flgG gene encoding flagellar basal-body rod protein FlgG yields the protein MHPALWISKTGLDAQQTDISVISNNIANVSTVGFKKSRAIFEDLLYQNIHQPGGASSANTEMPSGLMLGAGAKVVATQKIHTQGNLLTTDNALDWTIEGKGFFEILLPDGNIAYTRNGQFTLNDEGTIVTNGAGYELQPNIQVPDDAQSITVSGDGEVSAQVLGQAEAVVLGQLTISDFINPSGLEPLGENLYSETGVSGAPVQGNPNLDGLGRIRQGALETSNVNVTEELVNLIESQRAYEMNSKVISAVDQMLSFLNQQL from the coding sequence ATGCATCCCGCTCTATGGATTAGTAAAACAGGCCTTGACGCGCAACAGACTGATATCTCGGTTATTTCGAATAATATCGCGAACGTTAGCACGGTCGGCTTTAAGAAAAGCAGGGCGATCTTTGAAGATCTGCTTTATCAAAATATTCATCAGCCCGGTGGTGCCTCTTCAGCAAACACCGAAATGCCATCGGGGTTGATGCTTGGTGCTGGTGCCAAAGTTGTTGCAACGCAAAAAATCCATACTCAAGGTAATTTGCTGACCACCGACAATGCGTTGGACTGGACCATTGAAGGCAAGGGTTTTTTCGAAATTTTGCTCCCCGACGGCAACATCGCATACACCCGCAATGGTCAATTTACCTTGAATGACGAAGGCACCATTGTCACCAATGGCGCTGGGTATGAATTACAGCCCAATATCCAAGTTCCAGATGATGCCCAGAGCATTACTGTGTCAGGAGATGGCGAAGTCTCTGCCCAAGTTTTAGGTCAGGCAGAAGCTGTGGTACTCGGGCAGTTGACTATTTCAGATTTCATTAATCCATCGGGGCTAGAACCGTTGGGTGAAAATTTATATTCCGAAACAGGTGTAAGCGGAGCTCCTGTTCAGGGTAATCCCAACTTGGATGGCTTAGGTCGAATTCGTCAAGGTGCACTTGAAACATCCAATGTGAATGTGACCGAAGAATTAGTGAACCTGATTGAAAGCCAACGTGCCTACGAGATGAATTCAAAGGTTATCTCGGCGGTCGACCAAATGTTGTCGTTCCTTAATCAGCAGCTTTAA
- the flgH gene encoding flagellar basal body L-ring protein FlgH, producing MKRLMIMSALVVAGCGATQKPIQDDPYYAPVFPEMQTNPVIASGSLFQSEYAQNLYSDIKAHRVGDIITVELTESTTAKKQAKTEIDKDSGVSLTTPVLMNSPITYKDQEINASINMANSFSGESDADQSNSLQGSISVHVVQVMANGNLVVRGEKWITLNNGDEFIRLSGIIRPEDISTENSISSTRVANARIQYAGTGAFADAQEQGWFSAFFNNPLFPF from the coding sequence ATGAAACGCTTGATGATCATGAGTGCGTTAGTCGTTGCAGGATGCGGAGCGACTCAAAAACCCATTCAGGATGACCCGTACTATGCGCCGGTATTTCCGGAGATGCAGACTAATCCGGTGATCGCGAGTGGTTCATTATTTCAATCTGAATATGCGCAGAATCTGTATTCCGATATTAAAGCCCATCGAGTAGGCGACATTATTACGGTTGAACTGACTGAGTCGACCACGGCTAAGAAACAAGCAAAAACTGAGATTGATAAAGATTCAGGCGTATCACTCACAACGCCCGTTCTGATGAACTCTCCGATCACATATAAAGATCAAGAAATCAACGCCAGCATTAATATGGCGAATTCATTTTCAGGTGAGTCAGATGCGGATCAGAGCAATAGCTTGCAAGGCTCCATTTCTGTTCACGTGGTGCAGGTGATGGCCAACGGTAATCTAGTGGTACGGGGTGAAAAGTGGATTACATTAAACAATGGCGATGAGTTCATTCGTTTATCGGGGATCATTCGTCCAGAAGATATCTCAACAGAAAATTCAATATCATCGACTCGAGTGGCCAATGCTCGCATTCAGTATGCAGGAACAGGGGCTTTTGCCGATGCGCAAGAGCAAGGCTGGTTTAGTGCTTTCTTCAACAACCCACTGTTTCCATTTTAA
- a CDS encoding flagellar basal body P-ring protein FlgI produces MCLSLIVAIGPVQAERLKDIARVQGVRDNQIVGYGLVVGLPGTGETSNFTEQSFRTMLSNFGITLPSGQRPKIKNVAAVAVHATMPAFVKPGQKIDITVSSVGSAESLRGGTLLQTFLKGVDGKVYAMAQGNLSVSGFSVSGQDGSKVIQDTPTVGRIPGGAIVEREIASPFAQGDYLTFNLDDADFSTAKRVSDAINDLVGPSTAMAMDAASIRVLAPRDVSQRVAFLSLLQEVTVEPADTSARVVVNARTGTIVIGKNVTLLPAAITHGGLTVTIAETQQVSQANPFAQGGETVTTNNSVIDVNQEDARMFLFNPGTTLDDLVRAVNAIGVGPSDVMAILEALKQAGALRGELIII; encoded by the coding sequence ATGTGTCTGAGCCTTATTGTGGCCATTGGGCCCGTTCAGGCAGAACGCTTAAAAGACATCGCCCGAGTTCAAGGCGTTCGAGACAACCAAATTGTGGGGTATGGCTTAGTTGTTGGTTTACCGGGCACCGGTGAAACCAGCAACTTTACCGAGCAGAGTTTTCGCACCATGTTGAGTAATTTTGGAATTACTTTGCCATCGGGTCAGCGCCCTAAAATCAAAAACGTTGCAGCTGTTGCGGTTCATGCCACCATGCCTGCGTTTGTGAAGCCGGGCCAGAAAATTGACATTACAGTGAGCTCTGTGGGAAGCGCTGAAAGCCTCCGTGGCGGTACATTGTTACAAACCTTCTTAAAGGGGGTAGATGGCAAAGTCTACGCGATGGCGCAGGGCAATTTATCGGTGAGTGGTTTTAGTGTTTCAGGGCAAGACGGTTCCAAGGTGATTCAGGATACACCGACCGTAGGACGTATTCCTGGTGGCGCGATTGTAGAGCGTGAAATTGCCTCACCCTTTGCACAAGGTGACTATCTCACATTCAACCTCGATGATGCAGACTTTTCAACTGCCAAGCGCGTATCTGATGCAATCAATGATTTAGTCGGTCCCAGTACAGCTATGGCGATGGATGCTGCATCAATTCGGGTTTTGGCACCCAGAGATGTCTCTCAGCGCGTTGCGTTTCTATCGTTATTGCAAGAAGTCACGGTGGAACCGGCAGACACTTCTGCTCGTGTGGTCGTGAATGCGAGAACAGGCACCATTGTGATTGGCAAAAACGTCACTCTATTGCCCGCAGCTATTACACATGGTGGCTTAACCGTCACCATTGCAGAAACACAGCAAGTCAGCCAAGCCAACCCATTCGCACAAGGTGGTGAAACGGTTACCACCAATAATAGTGTGATTGACGTCAATCAAGAAGATGCTCGCATGTTTTTGTTTAATCCAGGCACAACGCTGGATGACTTAGTTCGAGCGGTGAACGCCATTGGCGTGGGTCCCAGTGATGTAATGGCGATTTTAGAAGCGTTAAAGCAAGCAGGAGCCTTACGTGGCGAGCTTATCATCATCTAA
- the flgJ gene encoding flagellar assembly peptidoglycan hydrolase FlgJ: MASLSSSNQLMPSEQALNQAGTFNDIASLDNLRSAAQKDEKGALREVALQFESIFMQMMLKGMREANAAFESDLFNSNYSKFYRDMSDQQMALSMSEQGALGLADVMIEQLSPETSKMTPASVLRNAESERPQSITLPSELNAISSRSSRLAEQTQPVQLTEQEALFSSPEDFVEKMLPLARQTAAALGVDEKAILAQAALETGWGQKVIRNSDGSNSFNLFNIKASGDWKGNQSRVSTLEFESGLPVKKMASFRSYEGFRDSFDDYREFIGNSSRYSDAVSKKDDSAGFLQELQRAGYATDPDYANKALSVLRKVAGIIDSK; this comes from the coding sequence GTGGCGAGCTTATCATCATCTAATCAACTTATGCCTTCTGAGCAGGCGCTAAACCAAGCAGGCACGTTTAACGACATAGCGTCGTTAGATAACCTGCGCTCTGCAGCACAAAAAGATGAGAAAGGTGCGCTTCGAGAAGTTGCGTTGCAGTTTGAGTCCATCTTTATGCAGATGATGCTTAAAGGCATGCGCGAAGCAAATGCTGCGTTTGAATCGGATCTATTTAATTCAAATTACTCAAAGTTTTATCGTGATATGTCAGACCAACAAATGGCGCTGAGCATGTCTGAACAAGGTGCTTTGGGGTTAGCTGACGTCATGATTGAGCAGTTAAGCCCTGAAACCAGCAAAATGACCCCTGCAAGCGTGCTTCGTAATGCTGAATCAGAGCGCCCTCAGTCGATCACTCTACCTTCTGAACTCAATGCGATTTCATCACGTTCTTCTCGACTAGCAGAACAGACTCAGCCTGTTCAACTAACTGAACAAGAAGCGTTATTCAGTAGTCCCGAAGACTTTGTTGAAAAAATGCTGCCGCTTGCGCGGCAAACTGCTGCCGCTTTGGGCGTGGACGAAAAGGCCATACTGGCACAAGCGGCATTGGAAACGGGATGGGGCCAAAAAGTGATTCGAAATAGTGACGGTTCGAATAGCTTCAATCTCTTTAATATCAAGGCTTCCGGCGATTGGAAAGGGAACCAATCTCGGGTGTCTACGTTGGAGTTTGAATCAGGGCTACCCGTCAAAAAAATGGCTTCATTTAGAAGTTATGAAGGCTTCAGAGATAGCTTTGATGATTATAGGGAATTTATTGGAAATTCATCACGTTATAGTGATGCTGTAAGTAAAAAAGACGACTCGGCAGGATTTTTGCAGGAATTACAGCGTGCCGGTTATGCAACGGATCCCGACTATGCCAATAAAGCATTGTCTGTGCTTCGTAAAGTTGCCGGAATTATTGATTCGAAATAA